In a single window of the Thunnus maccoyii chromosome 7, fThuMac1.1, whole genome shotgun sequence genome:
- the crocc2 gene encoding rootletin isoform X3 — MRGECVAASQQLHVACMNMEARLTQESTSSGVEMSALERQLREKLKEAMQLQGRWDAEKVELNSRILELTDTVKHLRSQNSEKDASLNTMQISLDRMETRRTEDKAEMEVLHAEIQALQKMLSHVHQLVGVEGDSSGSESVFSSPLHGRSPLRNTVLMAVQDVLSKHQKQTQDLRGCLDAALEQVDTLRNHLQGGETERRELEQKIQELRKENQEAKKALEESLRDSNRYRCSQELISSEKGSLEKLLSGLQREVDSQRAELEVLRGSSLELQRQRDLLRQQREDLETQLARQRTEAQRGERSLEELEGKHSDLRRELVTVKEALSHTTLQKELLEDDKASLALALSKMESNSAAQELVLTKLQNQEAALKDSLAKMAALSEGLAKDKVELNRILLQTEGEKAELGERRREAEAERAAAREETTRVQQEKMNLLAEKQALESYHSHLQDLCQKLEAELSLLQRENAQALEQHSQVNRHMQTVSEELCACRKELETQTTALKRATHDREELAKDKAALDVKLNSAERKSCGLTQELVALRAEKQSLETALFESQELGLSLEAECTRIEGERRSLLLANEALTRDAARMRVDAERQFAQNAQEQRNLEEKLAQVERNVLLTLNNREQVHREQLEAERRQKEQQCAELTVQREQAEEQLRRQCEELRVHSQKELQQVQEELARLQQDCNQSLLQAESEKQQALSQKEAEKAALTEKLAGLQQDVATAGMELEHTRREALSKQEKDKNTMAVLQSELQDLRTQFEESLNSRENAERSLTEQVRELNQQREHAQQELEGLRQQLQETEDGLIKGRRDLIEAHRELQECAQERDKQRKEALDLRRLLGDETREKEAIQASNRELRSFIKRAESDNSSLRRAVEEKEQKVSVLEECRSSMHQEATTLRSSMRELEKSRLQARRELQELRRQVKVLKGENSRQEQELRELQARVCQEEQKEEEALREAFSLRQRLLECEAGREAALNEVAGLQRRVVELETVEHQKQELLQEREVYQQQSDQRHRETTAQLEGALEDAMVQISELTEQVGLVESKAQGLEQQLGLSDAKRRDLELKLAGLYSALRRTVGISRTGLSHTPGSHRRSASPWRNQIQVKGGDNVTDRPVFSMSCGEDEEMDVNSVQTALRDLQQELRDTQRDRDEAKAQIVSLSQQLTELQGNQDKSVTQVLQLQKSLKQSEEGNRKMAERLHEARTSLSLQEEVARRTEREKISFEEEVAQLRNTLQAAEAESKALQDKLELLQGSESRANAEQRKLKESLEAAENRVSRLVLAQRTLEGELQRAQLRATELDAGAGALQERLTELRRKLGESEDRCVALRVSEEKLATSLARAEQHESQLREQNHKLSNTLSDNRASTGALQEQITQLQRALTASEQDRKLLQERLDKTRDALSETKRLNHTLTERTQYLQRAQEDSELKNSELEKHNKTLKESLKQQHEAELQAHGSSQQLQREREELQHKVADLQGSLQKLQSERAELERVLARLNKDKSALRKTLEKVEMERLRREEEVAAAAAREKEQLGQTVRSLEQELAGKQDEVQTLQAQISQLEHCHAQRLLEVTARHHQELDLETDRLRDSQLQAEQVLETREKAHRQRVKCLEEQVLTLKEQLDQETRRRQAYFNQMLQPVRRSVAHAVPSSKQNARNLQYSPVSHKKPSSLLKDKWGEKEAEPESSQGRIQTAVVERRNVRSCPVLLCSALVASGVCAPPSPPWCLLSAPSLGG; from the exons ATGCGTGGGGAGTGTGTCGCTGCCAGCCAGCAGCTGCATGTTGCTTGTATGAACATGGAGGCCAGACTAACACAGGAGAGCACCTCTAGTGGTGTGGAGATGTCAGCACTGGAGAGGCAGCTGAGGGAGAAGCTCAAAGAGGCCATGCAGCTTCAGGGTCGCTGGGATGCAGAGAAAGTCGAACTTAACTCGAG AATCCTGGAGCTGACTGACACAGTGAAGCACCTCCGGAGCCAGAACAGTGAGAAGGACGCCAGCCTTAACACCATGCAGATCAGTCTGGACAGGATG GAGACAAGGAGAACAGAGGATAAAGCAGAGATGGAGGTCCTCCATGCAGAGATCCAAGCCCTCCAAAAAATGTTGAGCCATGTTCACCAG CTGGTTGGCGTGGAGGGTGATAGCAGTGGCTCTGAAAGTGTGTTCTCATCACCTCTCCATGGCCGGTCTCCTCTGAGGAACACTGTGCTGATGGCCGTGCAGGATGTTCTCTCCAAGCaccagaaacaaacacag GACTTGCGTGGGTGTCTGGATGCTGCCCTGGAGCAAGTGGACACGCTACGTAATCACCTGCAAGGGGGAGAAACTGAGAGGAGAGAGCTGGAGCAGAAGATCCAGGAATTAAGGAAGGAAAATCAGGAGGCTAAAAAAGCTCTGGAGGAAAGCCTCCGAGACAGCAACAGATATCGCTGCTCACAGGAGCTCATCTCCAG TGAGAAGGGCAGCCTGGAGAAGCTGCTGTCAGGGCTGCAGCGGGAGGTGGACTCCCAGCGTGCCGAGCTGGAGGTTCTGCGGGGCTCGTCACTGGAGCTCCAGAGACAGCGGGACCTCCTgaggcagcagagggaggaTCTGGAGACGCAGCTGGCACGCCAGCGCACGGAGGCCCAAAGAGG tgagaGGAGTCTGGAGGAGCTTGAAGGGAAGCACTCCGACTTGCGCAGGGAGCTTGTGACAGTGAAGGAGGCTCTGAGTCACACCACCCTTCAAAAAGAGCTGTTAGAGGATGATAAGGCCAGCCTCGCTCTAGCTCTCAGCAAG ATGGAGTCCAACAGTGCTGCACAGGAGTTAGTCCTCACCAAACTGCAGAATCAGGAAGCTGCCCTAAAAGATTCTCTGGCCAAAATGGCTGCCCTGAGCGAAGGCTTAGCCAAAGACAAGGTGGAGCTCAATCGTATTCTGCTGCAG ACAGAAGGTGAGAAGGCAGAGCTTGGTGAACGCAGACGGGAAGCCGAAGCGGAGCGGGCGGCAGCCAGGGAGGAGACAACCCGGGTGCAACAGGAAAAGATGAATCTGCTCGCTGAGAAACAAGCCCTGGAGAGCTACCACAGCCACTTGCAGGATCTGTGCCAGAAGCTAGAAGCAGAGCTGAGCTTGCTGCAGAGGGAGAACGCTCAAGCCCTGGAGCAGCACTCTCAG GTCAACAGGCATATGCAGACTGTGTCAGAGGAGCTGTGTGCGTGCAGGAAGGAGCTTGAGACACAGACCACAGCCCTAAAGAGAGCTACCCATGACAGGGAGGAGCTGGCCAAGGACAAGGCTGCTCTGGATGTCAAGCTCAACTCCGCTGAGCGAAAGTCCTGTGGTCTCACGCAGGAGCTGGTTGCACTTAG AGCAGAGAAGCAGTCCCTGGAGACAGCTCTGTTTGAGAGCCAGGAGCTTGGCTTGTCTCTGGAGGCCGAGTGCACCCGGATTGAGGGGGAGAGGCGCAGCTTACTCCTGGCTAACGAGGCCTTGACGC GTGATGCTGCTAGGATGCGTGTGGATGCTGAGCGCCAATTCGCACAGAATGCACAAGAGCAGAGAAACTTGGAGGAGAAGCTGGCCCAGGTGGAGAGGAATGTCCTGCTGACCCTGAACAACAGAGAACAAGTTCACAGAGAGCAGCTAGAGGCTGAACGCAGGCAAAAA gagcagcagtgtgcgGAGCTGACGGTTCAGCGGGAGCAGGCTGAGGAGCAGCTGCGTAGACAGTGCGAGGAGCTGCGCGTGCACAGCCagaaggagctgcagcaggtgcAGGAGGAGCTGGCCAGGCTGCAGCAGGACTGCAACCAAAGCCTCCTGCAGGCTGAGAGTGAGaagcagcag GCTTTGTCccagaaagaggcagagaaagcTGCCCTCACAGAGAAGCTAGCAGGCCTGCAGCAGGACGTGGCCACAGCTGGCATGGAACTGGAGCACACACGGAGGGAGGCACTTAGCAAACAGGAGAAGGACAAG AACACAATGGCTGTTCTCCAGTCTGAGTTGCAAGACTTGCGAACTCAGTTTGAAGAGTCTTTGAACTCTCGTGAGAATGCTGAGAGGAGTCTGACTGAGCAGGTCAGAGAGTTGAACCAGCAGAGAGAACATGCACAACAAGAG TTAGAGGGCCTTCGTCAGCAGCTGCAAGAGACAGAAGATGGACTTATTAAAGGTCGAAGGGATCTGATTGAGGCTCACAGGGAGCTCCAAGAGTGTGCACAGGAGCGGGACAAACAACGAAAAGAAGCCCTGGACCTGAGGAGGCTCTTAGGTGAtgagaccagagagaaagaggccaTCCAAGCCTCAAACCGGGAGCTAAGATCTTTCAtcaagagagcagagagtgacAATAGCAG CTTGAGAAGAGctgtggaggagaaggagcagaaaGTGTCCGTCTTAGAGGAATGTAGGAGCTCCATGCACCAAGAGGCAACCACTCTGCGGAGCAGTATGAGAGAACTGGAGAAGTCTCGCCTGCAGGCACGCAGAGAGTTGCAGGAGCTGCGCAGACAG GTAAAGGTCCTCAAAGGCGAGAACAGCCGACAGGAACAGGAGCTGCGAGAGCTGCAGGCGCGGGTATGTCAGGAGgaacagaaggaggaggaggcacTTCGCGAGGCTTTCAGTCTGAGGCAGAGATTGCTGGAGTGCGAGGCTGGCAGAGAAGCAGCGCTGAATGAG GTTGCAGGTCTGCAGCGTCGTGTGGTGGAACTGGAGACAGTAGAGCATCAGAAGCAAGAGCTGCTGCAAGAAAGAGAGGTTTATCAGCAGCAGAGTGACCAGAGGCACAGAGAAACCACTGCCCAGCTGGAGGGAGCACTAGAGGACGCCATGGTCCAGATCAGTGAACTGACTGAGCAGGTTGGCCTTGTTGAGAGCAAGGCCCAAGGCCTGGAACAGCAGCTGGGCCTGAGCGATGCCAAACGCCGGGACCTGGAGCTCAAGCTGGCAGGGTTGTATTCAGCTCTGCGCCGCACTGTTGGCATCAGCCGTACAGGCCTTTCACACACACCTGGGTCCCATAGACGGTCTGCGTCTCCCTGGAGAAACCAAATACAAGTGAAAG GGGGAGACAATGTGACAGACAGACCTGTGTTTTCCATGTCTTGTGGTGAAGATGAAGAGATGGATGTGAACTCAGTGCAAACAGCCCTCCGGGATCTCCAGCAGGAACTCAGggacacacaaagagacagG gatGAAGCCAAAGCTCAGATAGTCAGTCTAAGTCAACAGTTGACAGAACTCCAAGGCAACCAGGATAAGTCAGTCACTCAGGTGCTACAACTGCAGAAGTCTTTGAAGCAATCAGAAGAGG GAAATCGAAAGATGGCAGAACGATTGCACGAGGCACGCACATCCCTTTCCCTGCAGGAGGAAGTAGCACGACGTACAGAGCGAGAGAAGATAAGCTTTGAGGAGGAGGTGGCTCAACTCAGGAATACTCTGCAAGCTGCTGAGGCTGAGTCCAAGGCACTGCAG GACAAACTGGAGCTCTTGCAGGGCTCAGAATCTCGTGCAAATGCAGAACAACGGAAGCTGAAGGAGTCTCTGGAGGCCGCTGAGAACAGAGTTAGCCGTCTGGTGCTCGCCCAGCGCACCCTTGAGGGTGAGCTACAGCGGGCCCAGCTCAGGGCAACAGAGCTGGATGCAGGTGCTGGGGCACTGCAGGAGAGACTGACAGAGCTGAGGAGGAAGCTGGGTGAGAGTGAGGATCGGTGTGTAGCTCTGAGGGTCAGCGAGGAGAAGCTGGCCACATCGCTGGCTCGAGCTGAGCAGCATGAGAGCCAGCTGAGGGAGCAGAACCACAAATTGTCAAACACCCTTAGTGACAACAGGGCCAGCACAGGAGCCCTGCAGGAACAAATAACACAGCTGCAGAGGGCTCTTACTGCCAGTGAGCAGGACCGAAAGCTGTTGCAG GAACGTCTGGATAAAACACGAGATGCCCTTTCAGAGACTAAGAGGCTGAATCACACACTAACAGAGCGGACCCAGTACCTTCAAAGAGCCCAAGAGGACTCAGAGCTTAAAAATTCTGAGctggagaaacataacaaaacactgAAGGAG AGTCTGAAGCAACAACATGAGGCTGAACTGCAGGCCCATGGGAGCTcccagcagctgcagagagagagagaggaactcCAACACAAGGTTGCAGATCTCCAAGGTTCTTTGCAAAAGCTACAGAGTGAGAGAGCAGAGCTGGAGAGGGTGCTGGCGCGCCTCAATAAAGACAAATCTGCACTCAGAAAGACACTGGAAAAG GTGGAGATGGAGAGgctgaggagggaggaggaggtggcagCGGCGGCAGCCAGAGAGAAGGAACAGTTGGGGCAGACTGTCCGCAGCCTGGAGCAGGAGCTGGCTGGAAAGCAGGATGAGGTGCAGACTCTACAG GCCCAAATCTCCCAGTTGGAGCACTGTCATGCACAGCGCCTTCTGGAGGTGACAGCCCGCCATCACCAGGAGCTGGATTTGGAGACAGATCGTCTGAGAGACAGTCAGCTCCAAGCGGAGCAGGTCTTGGAGACAAGGGAGAAGGCCCATCGCCAGAGGGTCAAATGCCTGGAGGAACAG GTGCTGACTCTCAAAGAGCAGCTCGATCAGGAGACAAGAAGACGACAGGCCTATTTCAATCAGATGCTACAACCTG TGAGACGGAGTGTAGCTCATGCAGTACCCAGCAGCAAGCAGAATGCAAGGAATCTACAGTATTCCCCTGTCTCACACAAGAAGCCCAGTTCACTACTAAAGGACAAgtggggagagaaagaggcagagccAGAGAGCAGTCAGGGGAGGATTCAGACTGCTGTGGTTGAGAGGAGGAACGTACGGTCTTGtcctgttctgctctgctctgctcttgtTGCCTCAGGTGTGTGcgctcctccctctcctccgtGGTGCCTGCTGTCAGCTCCATCCCTGGGTGGCTGA